A section of the Leptospira semungkisensis genome encodes:
- a CDS encoding TetR/AcrR family transcriptional regulator: MNAALRLFATKDAGETSIAEVSAEAEIANGTFYNYFKTKEELLEASALALAESLVAEAVTLMPDITDGAERMAIGGMLFLKRARNDADWAWALIRVAAVAPRMSELLRAQPLKDMQKAIKSGRFTIDSEESALGLYVGALHYGIRNILEGRVKNKSHDVEMIAFVLKAFGVSATTAKNISQRAFDRAWKE; the protein is encoded by the coding sequence ATGAATGCAGCTCTACGTTTATTCGCAACTAAGGATGCTGGGGAAACCTCGATTGCGGAAGTTTCTGCAGAAGCTGAAATTGCAAACGGGACTTTTTATAATTACTTTAAAACGAAAGAAGAATTGTTAGAAGCATCCGCTCTCGCTCTAGCCGAGTCCTTGGTGGCCGAGGCTGTCACTCTCATGCCCGACATTACGGATGGGGCCGAAAGGATGGCAATAGGTGGGATGCTTTTTTTAAAGAGAGCTAGAAACGATGCTGATTGGGCTTGGGCTTTGATCAGGGTTGCGGCAGTGGCACCAAGGATGAGTGAACTTCTTCGAGCTCAACCATTGAAAGACATGCAAAAAGCAATTAAGTCCGGTAGATTTACTATCGATTCGGAAGAATCTGCATTGGGACTGTATGTAGGTGCCTTGCATTATGGGATCCGCAATATCTTGGAAGGAAGAGTAAAAAATAAATCCCATGATGTGGAAATGATCGCTTTTGTTTTAAAGGCATTCGGTGTATCCGCAACCACAGCAAAAAATATTAGCCAAAGAGCCTTTGACCGAGCCTGGAAAGAGTAA
- a CDS encoding VOC family protein produces MPTRIPRQSEDPISKAQDIAYVRLGRKDLESAYNYYSDFGLRVKNRTEDRILFHAISSEFPCWSIERANRDFLLGFGFFISDKKQFEELQKVKGAILHPKGRFGDIPSLTILDPSGLPVDAVYSSPSHIGSGIRSKRSWNRFDTTKRINTPQPSISGPPEVIRLGHAVFLKQEFYKNAQWYCDTFGLIPSDIQILPGSKEPVLSFLRCDRGGEVTDHHTIVIASGADDRLEHCAFELNDLDEIAQGREWLLNKGWKPAWGLGRHLLGSQIFDYERDPTGMLVEHYTDGDKFDRSVPVGFHEISRKSLYQWVQDMPEDFLDTKLNFRTLKELIKGIISGRKIQIKTLIQMKTMASRSPRKWINY; encoded by the coding sequence ATGCCCACACGTATTCCAAGACAATCAGAAGATCCGATAAGTAAGGCGCAAGATATCGCCTACGTTCGATTAGGTAGAAAGGACTTGGAGTCTGCGTATAATTACTATTCAGATTTCGGCTTGAGAGTAAAAAATCGAACAGAAGATCGAATTCTTTTCCATGCTATTAGCTCCGAATTCCCCTGTTGGTCCATTGAAAGGGCCAATAGGGATTTTTTACTCGGCTTTGGCTTTTTCATTTCAGATAAAAAGCAATTTGAAGAATTACAAAAAGTTAAAGGTGCGATCCTTCACCCGAAAGGAAGATTCGGGGATATTCCTTCCTTAACCATACTCGATCCATCCGGACTTCCAGTGGATGCAGTCTATTCTTCTCCTTCACATATTGGATCGGGGATTAGATCAAAAAGAAGTTGGAATCGTTTCGATACGACCAAACGGATCAATACGCCTCAGCCAAGCATTTCTGGTCCGCCAGAAGTAATCCGTTTAGGACATGCAGTTTTCTTAAAGCAGGAATTCTATAAAAATGCACAATGGTACTGTGATACATTTGGACTCATTCCGTCCGATATCCAAATCCTTCCAGGTTCCAAAGAGCCTGTTCTCTCCTTTCTAAGATGTGATAGAGGAGGAGAAGTGACCGATCACCATACGATCGTAATTGCCTCCGGCGCCGATGATCGTTTGGAACACTGTGCCTTTGAGTTGAATGACTTGGATGAGATCGCTCAAGGTAGAGAATGGTTACTGAATAAAGGTTGGAAACCCGCTTGGGGTCTAGGTAGACATCTTTTAGGAAGCCAAATATTCGATTACGAAAGAGATCCTACAGGAATGTTGGTCGAACATTATACGGATGGGGACAAGTTTGATCGTTCTGTCCCTGTAGGTTTTCACGAGATCAGCCGCAAAAGTCTGTATCAATGGGTACAGGACATGCCGGAAGATTTTCTAGATACTAAATTGAATTTTAGAACCTTAAAAGAACTTATTAAGGGAATAATTTCAGGTAGAAAGATCCAAATCAAAACATTAATACAAATGAAGACAATGGCATCACGATCTCCAAGAAAATGGATCAATTATTAA
- a CDS encoding fumarylacetoacetate hydrolase family protein translates to MAKNYIRFQKKDKIDWGFYKDGSVTPLEFGNLSTAEFLESIQRNSKIKSETKVPFEQVSILSPITSPCQIICQGANYKQHLIESGLDPDEKTYDMFFTKSDASLTSPIGNVIRPKHVRLLDYEIELGLVFGKRIDSNSKITLANASEFVAAFFMANDVSARDIQLPQLQWYKGKSYRTFLPAGPMLAVLEPGDFELLENLELTLLVNDEIRQHDTASNLVYKPAEAILELSQFCNINPGDVLITGTPSGCALRAPGKLIQKIAALLSEKKKWELFVKGQSKRKEYLQPNDKIRSSIRTADRRIDLGDQILTVVQES, encoded by the coding sequence ATGGCGAAGAATTATATTCGATTTCAAAAGAAAGATAAGATCGATTGGGGATTTTATAAAGACGGGTCAGTGACTCCTTTAGAATTCGGAAATCTAAGTACTGCCGAATTCTTAGAGTCCATTCAAAGAAATTCTAAGATCAAATCTGAGACGAAAGTTCCATTCGAGCAGGTTTCTATCCTTTCTCCGATTACCTCTCCCTGCCAGATCATTTGCCAAGGAGCGAATTATAAGCAACATTTGATCGAATCAGGCCTGGATCCTGATGAGAAAACGTATGATATGTTTTTTACTAAATCGGATGCATCTCTTACTTCTCCTATAGGAAACGTAATCCGACCAAAACACGTGAGACTACTGGATTACGAAATCGAATTAGGTTTAGTCTTTGGCAAACGAATCGATTCGAATTCCAAGATCACTCTTGCAAATGCTTCCGAATTCGTAGCGGCATTCTTTATGGCGAATGATGTGTCTGCCAGAGATATCCAATTACCGCAATTGCAATGGTACAAGGGAAAATCCTACAGAACTTTTCTTCCTGCTGGGCCGATGCTTGCAGTATTAGAACCGGGAGATTTTGAACTCTTAGAAAATTTGGAACTAACCTTATTAGTCAACGATGAGATCAGGCAACATGATACTGCTTCTAATCTAGTATATAAACCGGCAGAGGCAATATTAGAATTATCTCAGTTTTGTAATATTAATCCAGGGGATGTTTTGATCACAGGAACTCCTTCCGGCTGCGCATTGAGAGCTCCTGGAAAATTGATCCAAAAGATAGCGGCACTTTTATCAGAGAAAAAGAAATGGGAATTATTCGTAAAAGGCCAATCGAAACGAAAAGAATACCTTCAACCAAATGATAAGATCAGATCTTCTATTAGGACTGCGGATCGAAGGATAGATTTAGGGGATCAAATCTTAACCGTAGTCCAAGAATCCTGA
- a CDS encoding NHL repeat-containing protein yields MICRSIFPMGRPLAFAGFFFFFLQCGAINKEAPCDPSNDAYIKNQLIKFLLNDTSSTCAISLQECGALKQGEAATIVLGQPNFTTATAGGSSANQFSPSGIALDHKGGLWISDGNTNRALHFSAPFSNFQNADIILTGSNVPRGISVDANGGLWVTNSLGDSVFHYAAGMTSSSTYDIMLGTGTGTTTQNTMNNPFDVTVDSAGGVWVTDYFNSRALHYSPPLTTSMNADIVLGHPDFTTGGGGTSQSKFSTAFGVGVDPTGNVWIADTGNHRVLRFTPPFTNGMDADLVLGQPDFVSNTGGTSQTSLYNPNAVTFASNGAVWVGESSNTRAVRFSPPFTNGQAADNVIGQPDFVSTNTTAAVSDKEVYGVPGLTMAPCGLWVVDGSNSRVLFFP; encoded by the coding sequence AAGGCCTTTGGCATTCGCGGGATTTTTCTTCTTCTTCTTGCAATGCGGTGCAATTAACAAAGAGGCTCCTTGCGATCCCTCGAATGATGCATACATAAAAAACCAGCTAATTAAGTTTTTATTAAATGATACCAGCTCCACTTGCGCCATTTCTTTACAAGAATGTGGTGCTTTAAAGCAAGGAGAGGCCGCCACGATCGTTCTAGGGCAGCCTAATTTTACGACTGCCACTGCTGGTGGCTCAAGCGCGAATCAGTTCTCTCCTTCCGGCATTGCCCTGGATCATAAAGGCGGTCTTTGGATTTCCGATGGAAATACAAATCGGGCCTTGCACTTTTCCGCTCCTTTCAGCAATTTCCAAAACGCAGATATCATACTGACCGGCTCGAATGTACCCAGAGGGATTTCCGTAGATGCGAACGGAGGTCTTTGGGTCACGAACAGTTTAGGTGATTCTGTTTTTCATTATGCCGCTGGGATGACTTCTTCGAGTACATACGATATCATGCTTGGAACAGGAACGGGCACGACGACACAAAATACAATGAACAACCCGTTTGATGTTACCGTAGATTCTGCAGGAGGAGTTTGGGTTACAGATTACTTTAATAGTCGAGCTTTGCATTATTCTCCTCCGCTTACTACGAGCATGAACGCGGATATAGTGCTTGGGCATCCTGATTTTACTACGGGCGGGGGCGGGACTTCTCAATCCAAATTTAGTACTGCATTCGGTGTGGGTGTGGATCCAACGGGAAATGTTTGGATTGCAGATACTGGCAATCACAGGGTCCTTAGATTTACTCCTCCCTTTACGAATGGAATGGATGCCGATCTTGTACTCGGCCAACCTGATTTTGTTTCGAATACAGGCGGAACGAGTCAAACTTCATTATACAATCCGAATGCTGTGACTTTTGCTTCTAACGGAGCAGTTTGGGTAGGGGAAAGTAGCAATACCAGAGCGGTTCGTTTTTCTCCTCCTTTTACCAACGGACAAGCTGCAGATAACGTGATCGGACAACCGGATTTTGTATCAACCAATACTACCGCTGCCGTTTCTGATAAGGAAGTATATGGCGTTCCAGGTCTAACTATGGCACCTTGCGGTTTATGGGTAGTAGACGGTTCGAACTCTAGAGTGTTATTCTTTCCTTAA